The genomic interval tttttaaggaagaaaaaataatgctttCCTTAACTCTCAAATACTTAGATGCCATAAGAAGAGATTACCAAGAGAAAACTTCAGAAGACTAATCTACATGTTTCACAGATATACATGTGAAAATGTATAACCAGATGCTGCTGGTTATCGGggttctgctccctcacatgttaAAGTCTGAACATTAGGAAAGCAAGCATAAAAAGCAGGGCTTATTTAAATTAGGTCACATacacttctcctgggagggagaaggggccatagctggtgtcctggtatcccaagaatcCAGGTGTTcttccctttttatatgtccCAGGCTTCCTgtgttctcctgcctttcccccttACCCTTCTCCTTCCTGAAGGTGTCTAGGCCCGGGAATGCTCGGTGGGATGgacaaaaggtgggaaacaggtgggctgaagggggaagggcagggtggagcagcccaggacacattaacaattagctccctgtagggagaggcaactcctgggacaggttaccttagcaacaggttggagcagggacaGGTTCTAGATAAAGGTGgtagaagggctctgaaggagtTAACGAttcagtccctcaggggacagcCTCCAACTTGCTGGGTCTCACTCAAGATTggcctgactcaatttacctatctatactaaCTGCAGCCTCCAACTTGCTGGGTCTCACTCAAGATTggcctgactcaatttacctatctatactaactgcctaattctggcttcacatCGAGGACACCCAGAGAGATAGTCGTTTTTAAAAGAAGTGGCTTTGAATTCAGACTTACAGAGCACCTTCAAAAAAGAATAGTAAATTTTTAGAGAAGTGCCAGCCAACACAAGAGGAAAAGGACCAAGCAGAATTATTCTTCATCTGCTCCTGCTTAATTACCTTCAGATCCACAATCCTTGTGCCAAAGGAACATTTTTAGAACGGCACATTCTGTCTCCTACTGTAAAAAAGCTCCAGATCAGCATTCATCTGAAagatccaaaaaagaaaaaagaaaaaccaagttcTACTTTTCACAGTGGAGCACAATTGAGACTAAAAATAAAGAAGCTGCTTAAACGAGACTCTTGTGCTCTTACTCAGTGCTGTGCATCTCATCTACAGCAAGTTAGATCCCTTCCAATGGCCTCTGTAAAAACCAGAATATGCCATTCCCAAATATGATTGTTAAAGGAATGAAGCAGCAGATACTACTAGTCCACTGCAGggacccacacctgtaatcccagcaactccaaagGCTGAGACATGGGAatcaagttagaggccagcctcagcaatttaaacaGGCCCTCAGTAACTctcagagaccctgtttcaaagtaaaaataaaaaaggtctggggacgtagctcagtttGATTGAACACATAATTCCCAAACTTCAAAATTAACATAATCCGCACTTATGAAAATAGGTACACACCGAGCAAAGGGTGATACCACATTGAGAGAAACTTATAGTATTCATACCTTCCAACCCGAATAGCCCAAGTAATTACAGCTGTTTCAGCAAAGTGGGTGGCTCTTAGAAGAGCCTTTGCGTATGCTAGGTAAAGGCAAAGCCAAGGGAAGGGAGCTTTACGCCCTCTCCCCGCGGATGCGGCGCGCCAGCTGGATGTCCTTGGGCATGATGGTGACGCGCTTGGCATGGATGGCGCACAGGTTGGTGTCCTCGAACAGCCCCACCAGGTAGGCCTCGCAGGCCTCCTGCAGCGCCATGACGGCCGAGCTCTGGAAGCGCAGGTCGGTCTTGAAGTCCTGCGCGATCTCGCGCACCAGGCGCTGGAACGGCAGCTTGCGGATCAGCAGCTCGGTGGACTTCTGGTAGCGGCGGATCTCGCGCAGCGCCACGGTGCCGGGCCGGTAGCGGTGAGGCTTCTTGACGCCGCCGGTGGCCGGGGCGCTCTTGCGGGCGGCCTTGGTGGCCAGCTGCTTGCGCGGCGCCTTGCCGCCGGTAGACTTGCGCGCGGTCTGCTTTGTACGGGCcatggcagagagggagagaaaacagCAAAGGCTTAGAAGTTGTGCCAGAAGAGATTATCGTTATATAGACTCAGAAACATTCTGATTGGTCTCCTTGGTTTTCAAAACTCGCGCGCAATAAAGCCATTGGCTACGAAATCAACAAGACGATTGGTAAATTGCTGAAGGCTCTGATTGGATGAATTGCTTCTCCTGCCAATTCCTCATCCTTTGTCTGAGACCCAGGGAGTTAATTTCCTAGATGTCTAGTTCCACTCTCCTGAAACTGTACTGTCCCTAACGAACCACTTAGAAGGTCTTGGAATATGCTACTTCTCATTTGTTTGGTGTGTGGGGGGACTAGATTCCTAACGCTCTAAGAACAGATGTATTTGGTGGTTGGAGGAGGTTCCCTCTAGGCACCTCGACTGCCCCCGCCTAGTTTCAACTTGTGGAAGCTTTGACCTTTATATACATTTCTGGATGGAGTACCTGGGACATTACCGGCAAATGCCTGGCCCCAACGTCACTGGGCAAGTGTTAACTGATATGCGAAAGCTAGCCCAAATAGAATGGAGTTTTGCCGGATCCTCTAGGTTAACGTGAAGGCTCAGGGTTACTTTTCAGGAATCTTACATTGCGCTGTTTTTAGCAGTCCAGGCAGCATATTCCTCGGGTACCTTTTCCACAAACTCAAAAAAATCatatggtttatttttggtttccttTGCTAGAGAAATATTCTAACAACAAAGGACAACGGAAACTGTGATCTGATCCAACCCTCCACTTAGGAAAGTTTGGGCGTAACTTGCATGCCCAGTCTTTACTTGAAAGCAACTACtagatcttttcattttccttcctcaCAGCTTTCAGGGCGTCTCATACTTGAGCCACGGGTATAGCGAATGACCTTAAGGGTTCTGGTCAGATTACCTACTGTGCTAGAAAAACTAgataaagcctgttacaaagcTCTTTAAGTGTAAATGTGGATGGCTCTGAAAAGAGCCTTTGGGTCTTAGGTAGCTACAGACTTTGGTTGCTTCACTTGGCTTTAGCCTTATGGTGGCTCTCGGTCTTCTTGGGCAGCAGCACTGCCTGGATGTTGGGCAGGACACCGCCCTGCGCGATGGTCACGCGGCCTAACAGCTTGTTGAGCTCCTCGTCGTTGCGGATGGCCAGCTGCAGGTGGCGCGGGATGATGCGCGTCTTCTTGTTGTCTCGGGCCGCGTTGCCAGCCAGCTCCAGGATCTCGGCTGTCAGGTACTCGAGCACCGCCGCCAGGTAGACCGGCGCGCCGGCCCCGACCCGCTCGGCATAGTTGCCCTTGCGCAGGAGACGGTGGACTCTGCCCACGGGGAACTGCAGGCCCGCCCGGGAAGAGCGCGTCTTGGCCTTGGCCCGCGCCTTGCCACCTTGTTTGCCGCGTCCAGACATGTTAGAACAGGAACGAAAGTGACAGTAACCAGAAAAACGGTGTACAAGCGCTCAAGCAGCTAGCCTTTTATACTCTCAGACCGTTTTGCAAAGTAGCCTATGCCATGAGCTGAAGACAAGTTTCAGCCAATTAAAAGgcagatggttaaaaaaaaaaaaaagaacgccTCTAATTTACATGGAATGTTTGTAGTTGAAAGTTCAAAGTAAGGTGGAGCTACGGAAAGAACCAATAAGAGCTAGATTTCAAAAATAGCCTATGAGAGGTTAAGATACTAAAACAGCCAATGAGAAGGAGCAATTCTGCAATCCTTAATTTGCATACAAGCAAGCAAATATTAAGAGTGTTTTGAGCTTGTGGTCACAGTTTCTCTAGCTTGGATCTTGATAGTGGTGTTCAACTATGCCTGAGCCAGCGAAGTCCGCTCCTGCCCCGAAGAAGGGCTCCAAGAAGGCGGTGACCAAGGCGCAGAAGAAGGACGGCAAGAAGCGCAAGCGCAGCCGCAAGGAGAGCTACTCGGTCTACGTGTACAAGGTGCTCAAGCAGGTGCACCCCGACACCGGCATCTCGTCCAAGGCCATGGGCATCATGAACTCGTTCGTGAACGACATCTTCGAGCGCATCGCGGGCGAGGCCTCGCGCCTGGCGCACTACAACAAGCGCTCGACCATCACGTCCCGGGAGATCCAGACGGCCGTGCGCCTGCTGCTGCCCGGGGAGCTGGCCAAGCACGCGGTGTCGGAGGGCACCAAGGCGGTCACCAAGTACACCAGCTCCAAGTAAACAGTCCTGCGAATGCGTGTATTAAACCCAAAGGCTCTTTTCAGAGCCACCCACATTTTCATGGAAGAACTGCAACTCAACACGATGACAGAAAATGGTTAGAACAATACATGATACTGGTTTTAAACTATTTGTCTTATACCTGGTCAATTAAGAGCAAAGTGTAAAGCAGTTAATTGTCAACATTACTTCTTAGCAACAGTTTTTTCCAAGTTTGACACCGGTTTGGGGAATAGTGAATGTATGCATAATAATGGGTAGGTCCAGAGGCTTCTGTGGCTCCAAAGACTCTTTCGGGTTCTTCCTAACCTGATAATGGATCTTGTCCACAACTACTTAAATTCCCTGAGATTGCGTATTAAGAGAAGTAGGTTTCAAGGCCTTCACATTCGTGTGGGGTTCCTTAGCCGAGCCCTTTGGAAGAACAAAGGGAAGGACAAAACAGTTCCCGCTCAAGTTCCCACTCCGGTCCTCTATGCAAATGAGGGTTGTAAATAGGCTGAAGGGCTTAGGTCTGATTGGCTAATTGCAAAACAACCCTCATTGGTAAGATCTGAACGACAAAAAGGAGCTTCTGTGGGCTGTTTATCCTAATAGGACCCTTCTTGGGAATTCAGTTTAAGTTCATCTTAAAAAGATAGGTcctttccatccccagtaccaaaaaaaaaaaagataggtcCAGATTGCTTAAGGATAGAAATGTGGAAACTCTTGTAAGAattgctttttagtttttgttctatttatctgtttatctatTTTTGGTCTCCCCATGCCTACTTCTCAATTCATTAACTCACTGTATATGCTTCCTCCCATTTATATACTTCCCTCCCTCTTATTCCCACAAACCTCGTGTACCTATTTGTTAGAGGACTTCTTCAGCTTAACAAGTATATGCTTTAATTGGAACAGAACCACTGCCTGAGGAGGCCTAGCTTATCTGAACTCACTCTGCCCCTGACAGTGGTCACTTGAGAGAAAATGGGCGAATACCTGTGCCTAGAATTCTAAGGAACACTAGAACACCTCACCCTTAAAGTAGAAGTAACATCATGTTTAGGCTTTTTCGAGTAGCTGTCTCTCTGTCCTTCCCATGGTAATAAAGAAGACTCCAAAAAGTCACTATCTCCCATTTACCCTCAAtagtatatagatagatagatagatggagtTAAGAATATACTACCACAAATGGTGGAACCCTGATACACTGTTTTCAGGTGAAAGAATTTGAGAAACAGCATGCTTAGGACAGTCTCTGACCATGTCCCAGCCTTCTCCTCTAAAGCAGATCATCCTAAGATTCCTGTGAGACCTGCAAACCCCAGCAGGACTCAACAGGCCTTGCTAGTTTTCCCCTAGTTTAACATTagttcacattttctttgtcctgcTACACTTCTCCAAGATTGTCCACTTTGTCAACCCCAGCATGAAAAGAGCTTTAACAGCTTCTTCAGGTCTCTTTCCTTAAGAAGGCTCTCATGTCATGTAAAACTTAAAtgaatgtgcatgtgttttcttttgtttgtccttCTTACAGGCCCCCAGTCAAGGAACCCAAGATGGGtagaaggaaaaaatagtttCCTCTGTACAACATCCTATGGGTGGCTCTGTGTTCTGTGTGCTTGTTTTTCTCAGTAGAAAAACAGGCAGAACACTGAaaacatccagaaaaaaaaaaaaatgaaaatgtttaagaaGGATTCTAGTTCACTAGAAATAGCAAAGTACAGGATGTGTGGCTTAAACAAATGTCCTCACAATCCTGGAGGTAAAGTCTAAGATCAAACTTGTAAACAGTTTTCTTCTGTAGTCTCTCTTCTTGGCCTGTCGATGGCTATCTTTTGTCTTTAGGATGTCttcctctgtgtgtatgtgtcttaATCTCTTCACCAGTCAGATTGGATTAGGCCCACCCCAATAACCTCATTTTGCATCTTTATCTCCAAATAGAGTCATATTTTCAGATGTTAAaaacttcaatatatgaatttggaacagatacaattcaacccataacaagAAGTGTAGTAATGCTGAGCATAGGGTCTCTGAGGCTCAGGGTGGAAGATTGCGAAATCAAAGctagtctcagaaacttagcatggtcctaagcaacttagcaagaccctgtctcaaaataaaaaataaaaacaaaaaaggctggggatgaggctcagtggtaaagtgccctgggttaaaaaaaaaaaaaaaaaaaaaacagagtgataaTGCTTCTTAATAGTACTCAAGAGTGATCTCATTATGCTCTCCTCAGCTCTATATACACATCCAAGTTTGAAATcttgtcttcattttaaaatattccctttccttttgtgcatatagttaataatatataaaatcctACTgatcttctaattttttaaacatgcTCTATGCTTCTGCTTAATTTTGcccaaaaaacagaaatatgatgGAGAGTTTGGCTAAAAATAGGTTTTGTCCATAGTGAAATAGTATGCAAGAACCATTAAAAACattgtgataaaaataaatagaaaatgtttgtGGGGTAGGGTGAGGATAAAGACAATTGCCAAAACAGTGTCTTCTCAATTataatatattcacacacataatATAGTTGGGAAGGAGAGGCTGTATTAGAAGGATCCATGCCAAAATGTGAATAGTACTGTTACATTCTTCTGGGTAAAAAGATTAACTGCTCTGCAGAGAACATTCTCCATTTGACGCTCTCCACAATTCCCATTTGTGTGTTCAACAGACAGTAAGTTCTACCTCAGATCTTTTCCTCTCCAAAGTCTCTgtcctattttaaaaagaaaagtaatatatttaaataattattgagtaACAATTCTGTACCAAGTGTTATGCTATATCTTAATAAGCAAAAATGAAcgacatttttaaattaaggaaaAGTAAAGTGTCTagcacaataggaaaaaaacagaatgagaatttttaaaccACATAGCTCAGTCATGCTAAGCATATGTTCTTATTTGTAAACTAATGCTCCATTAAAGTTGAAGAGGAATAAATGAGAAAGTTAAGCAAAACTTTGTGTAGTATGAATATAAGGGCCAAACAGGAATTTTTAAGGCAATAAAAAAGTGGAAATACAAAATTCTGAGCTGTGGTTACCTCTGATGGGTAGCAGAAAGATGAGATGAGGTCAAAGCAGCCGTCAGTATAATGTTATTCCTAACTGGCAACTGGATTCAAATATGGTCATCATATTATCCTTTACAACCTGTCTGTGTTTAATACTCTCTTGTGTTTGTTTGTAGAAATATAATTGTGAATAAGAACAAACAAGTATATTAGTGGAAAAGTCAACTCCCTTCTACAAAATGTCAGAATCTCTGTGATTTATGAAATATTGCTAGTACTGAAATTTGGTTATAAGAAAATCACACCTGAACTTTGCAAAAATTGCTGATAGActtgttttaaagaattttttaatcaatcACCTACTGTGTCTTCCTGCCCAAcccccctttcttttttatcactaagctccatccccatcccttttttttttttttttttgagacaggatttccttatgttacccaggctagcctcaaactgcTGCCTCACCCTCCTGCGCTCGCTCCCAAGTCACCGAAATTATAGGCATACAGCCCACCTCGCTTTTAAAAGATTCTTCATAAATTACCATCCCTTTCTGCCAGAAAAAGTAAAAGTGACTTGAATTACATCTGCTGACATCCTCTATGGTATTCCACCCCTGCTTTGCCTTCCATAGGGTTATGCTTTTCTTTCCTGGTAGACTGTAGGCTCCTCAACTGCAAGGAAGACGAAAACAGGAAGTGAAGACAGATATAGAAATTGCAGTGCTAAAACAGCATGGTCACAGACAGCCTCATCCACAGGATTTTTAAATACAAACCTGAAGGAAGTAAGGGAGTAACACATTCAGAGATGTGGCATGGAGGCCCTCAGAGAGGGGACTATCAGTGCACAGTCCCTGAAACAGAGACATTACTTCAAGAGAGCTCCAGGGGCTATGAAGTTGGGAAAGGAATTGGGATCTGTGGCCACATGAGTAACAAGACCTTTGTGGACCAATGAAAGGACTTAGGGTTTTACACTGGAAGTTTTCCAGTGGAGAGGCAACCTGGTCTGACTTGCCCTTTATTGCAATCCATCTGGCTGCGCTGGGGGAGAGAGCAAAAGCAGGCCCAGGAGGTGAGGGTTCTGCAATCATAAGTGAGAAGGGATGAGAAGGGACAGTGGGGCTGGCTGGACCAGGCCTCAGCAATCAGAATGGGATACGGTTGgattccatttgtatttttaaaatagagttttTAGTACTTGCTGATGAACTGGATACagagtttgaaaagaaaaaaaaaatgatatgactCTAGCTGACAGGTGAGAATCACCACTCACTAAATCCAAGAGGAGCTACTCTGCAGCGGTCATGTCAGAAATGCTGTCTGAGGACTGTTAAGTTGGAAGTGGCTATTGATGGACTTCAGGCACAGATGCCAAAAAAGTAGTATGGTTTCTGAGACTGGAGTTCAAGGGAAATCTGGGGGCTGTGATTTAATTTCCAAATCAACATGCAGATGATATTTCGATAACAACAAGTCAACAGAATTAACATCAATTCAACAGAACCAGATTTTCATTCTCAAGATCCATGTTCACAGAGCCACAAGGATTAGTAAAGCTAggagaaaaggcatttgatatCGGACTCTTGAGCTGAGTTTCACAAATGGGTTTCAGGAAGCCCAATAACTCCCTGGAGTTGTTTGCAAAATATGTGGGGAAAGAGGTGCACTTTGGAAAAGGCATGCATGTATATCACTGGATCCTCATAGTAATAACCCCATGGCTTTAAAAGGTTGAgtaaaattttcaatttcattgcctATATTTATAACTTAAGGGTATTCTTCCACATCTATAAAGTGGTGATAATATATATTCTACAGAAGAAGCTACAGGAGAAAAAGAGAATCGATTGAGGAAGCACCTGTAGAACCATCAGTTAGGAATCCACATATCACAAACAGAGCTCATTCATTTGAACCAGGGCTCAGCCCTTGAATTGCTGCTCTTCATTATCAACCTTCTTTCCTAATAAGTTGCATCTCATCATGTAGTTTCTCTGTTTTCATGTCAATTACGTTTCCAACTCAGACCTTTACCCTAAACTCCAGGCTCTTACATCAACTGCCCATTTCATATCTTCCTCTTAGATATTAACAACTTTTCAAACTCTGAA from Ictidomys tridecemlineatus isolate mIctTri1 chromosome 8, mIctTri1.hap1, whole genome shotgun sequence carries:
- the LOC144366399 gene encoding histone H3.1, which gives rise to MARTKQTARKSTGGKAPRKQLATKAARKSAPATGGVKKPHRYRPGTVALREIRRYQKSTELLIRKLPFQRLVREIAQDFKTDLRFQSSAVMALQEACEAYLVGLFEDTNLCAIHAKRVTIMPKDIQLARRIRGERA
- the LOC101960613 gene encoding histone H2A type 1-H, translated to MSGRGKQGGKARAKAKTRSSRAGLQFPVGRVHRLLRKGNYAERVGAGAPVYLAAVLEYLTAEILELAGNAARDNKKTRIIPRHLQLAIRNDEELNKLLGRVTIAQGGVLPNIQAVLLPKKTESHHKAKAK
- the LOC101960326 gene encoding histone H2B type 1-C/E/F/G/I yields the protein MPEPAKSAPAPKKGSKKAVTKAQKKDGKKRKRSRKESYSVYVYKVLKQVHPDTGISSKAMGIMNSFVNDIFERIAGEASRLAHYNKRSTITSREIQTAVRLLLPGELAKHAVSEGTKAVTKYTSSK